A part of Spodoptera frugiperda isolate SF20-4 chromosome 25, AGI-APGP_CSIRO_Sfru_2.0, whole genome shotgun sequence genomic DNA contains:
- the LOC118263443 gene encoding tyrosine 3-monooxygenase codes for MAVAAAQKNREMFAIKKSYSIENGYPSRRRSLVDDARFETLVVKQTKQSVLEEARARANDSGLDSDFIQDGIHIGNGDNSPTVEDGTQQDETKNGHLADADIGDDAGKTDEDYTLTEEEVILQNAASESPEAEQAIQQAALLLRMRDGMGSLARILKTIDNYKGCVQHLETRPSQLTGVQFDALVKVSMSRINLLQLIRSLRQSTSFAGVNLVSENNISSKTPWFPRHASDLDNCNHLMTKYEPELDMNHPGFADKDYRERRKQIAEIAFAYKYGDPIPSITYKDTENATWQRVFNTVLDLMPKHACREYKIAFGKLQAANIFVPQHIPQLEDVSNFLRKHTGFTLRPAAGLLTARDFLASLAFRVFQSTQYVRHANSPFHTPEPDCIHELLGHIPLLADPSFAQFSQEIGLASLGASDAEIEKLSTVYWFTVEFGLCKENQQLKAYGAALLSSIGELLHALSDKPELRPFEPASTSVQPYQDQEYQPIYYVAESFEDAKDKFRRWVSTMSRPFEVRFNPHTERVEVLDSVDKLETLIWQLNTEMLHLTNAVKKLKDSHFE; via the exons ATGGCCGTCGCAGCTGCCCAGAAGAACCGCGAAATGTTCGCCATCAAGAAGTCCTACAGCATCGAG AACGGTTATCCGTCTCGTCGCCGCTCGCTCGTAGACGATGCCAGGTTCGAGACACTGGTTGTCAAACAGACCAAACAAAGCGTACTGGAAGAAGCACGCGCCCGCGCCAATG actCTGGCTTGGATTCCGATTTTATCCAAGACGGGATTCATATTGGCAATGGTGATAACTCGCCGACTGTCGAAGATGGCACCCAACAAGACGAGACTAAGAACGGTCACCTcg ctgATGCTGATATCGGCGACGATGCGGGAAAAACGGACGAGG ACTATACTCTGACCGAGGAAGAAGTAATCCTGCAAAACGCAGCGAGTGAATCTCCCGAGGCAGAGCAGGCTATCCAACAAGCCGCGTTATTGCTACGCATGCGAGATGGAATGGGCTCACTGGCTCGCATCCTCAAGACCATCGATAACTACAAGGGATGCGTGCAGCATCTCGAAACTCGTCCTTCCCAGCTGACCGGCGTCCAGTTCGATGCCCTCGTCAAAGTTAGCATGTCTCGCATCAACTTATTGCAACTTATCAGATCTCTTCGACAGTCGACCTCTTTCGCTGGAGTTAACCTCGTATCTGAGAACAACATCTCAAGCAAAACCCCATGGTTCCCCCGCCATGCTTCGGATCTCGATAATTGCAATCACCTTATGACCAAATATGAACCTGAATTGGATATGAACCATCCTGGTTTCGCGGACAAGGATTACAGGGAGCGAAGGAAGCAAATTGCCGAAATTGCTTTCGCTTACAAATACGGAGACCCAATCCCATCCATCACCTACAAGGATACTGAGAACGCTACTTGGCAGCGAGTGTTCAACACTGTGTTGGACCTTATGCCCAAGCACGCCTGCAGGGAGTACAAGATCGCCTTCGGAAAGCTGCAGGCGGCCAACATCTTCGTGCCGCAACACATTCCCCAGCTCGAGGATGTGAGCAACTTCCTCCGCAAGCACACCGGGTTCACGCTCCGCCCTGCTGCCGGGCTCCTGACTGCCCGCGACTTCCTTGCTTCCCTTGCATTCCGTGTCTTCCAATCGACCCAGTACGTTCGCCACGCCAACTCGCCTTTCCACACTCCTGAACC TGATTGTATCCACGAGCTCCTTGGACACATACCTCTATTGGCTGACCCCAGCTTCGCCCAGTTCTCACAAGAGATTGGTCTTGCATCTCTTGGCGCTTCGGACGCTGAAATTGAAAAGCTCTCCACT GTGTACTGGTTCACCGTTGAATTCGGACTGTGCAAGGAGAACCAACAACTGAAGGCGTACGGTGCCGCTCTCTTGTCCTCAATTGGCGAGTTGCTGCATGCTCTCAGTGACAAGCCGGAATTGAGGCCTTTCGAGCCCGCATCCACCTCTGTACAGCCCTACCAGGACCAGGAATATCAGCCGATCTACTATGTAGCCGAAAGTTTCGAAGATGCCAAAGATAAATTCAG ACGCTGGGTGTCCACCATGTCGCGTCCCTTCGAGGTGCGCTTCAACCCGCACACGGAGCGCGTGGAAGTGCTCGACTCCGTCGACAAGCTGGAGACTCTCATCTGGCAGCTGAACACCGAAATGTTGCACCTTACCAACGCCGTCAAGAAGCTCAAGGACTCTCATTTCGAGTAA
- the LOC118263648 gene encoding uncharacterized protein LOC118263648, with translation MPQSEYWPFNKGKTAENVECNDEASILQKQLGDMEGEVKSIQMELAAIRRNRMDLYARMHSTALVSDTEEVMKIEQQESNLLEEDSIIYPEIAKLREELIKAKNLADEERFQREKYEAKLKDLELKLNNICSAGMIAEIKESKKSSAEELTVLKTQVRDMREETEELKITLVEKSEQLQEYRIKYLQAQQRVEELKRQLDIIEFDNKQVSDQIQIEIQKMKMQFQEKLQELAPLPDLLKGAQIQLQEAKQLQRLAEDSSEQLSNELLRVKEKLVIAVNNLNQEKVEKSKLLDENKFLRAALEDKNKEVDEVTKKSDEYKCKALRIEEKLTQQEIRYKEKATECAQLLKDLEESRIENSRSLGRCKERADSMRRYLQTQISELERQLIQSRAHCRACQKERDEIRQRMQIQINNLQENFELVEIRLRALQNQVTSLKNSYTIILADNEEITELNKINTT, from the exons ATGCCTCAATCAGAATACTGGCCGTTTAACAAAGGGAAGACAGCAGAAAATGTTGAATGCAACGATGAAGCTTCAATTTTA CAAAAACAACTGGGGGATATGGAGGGCGAGGTTAAATCGATACAAATGGAGTTAGCAGCAATTAGACGAAATAGAATGGATTTATATGCTCGTATGCATTCCACAGCACTTGTTTCG GATACTGAAGAAGTAATGAAGATAGAGCAACAAGAATCAAACCTGTTGGAGGAAGACTCTATAATATATCCAGAA ATTGCAAAACTTCGAGAGGAATTAATAAAGGCCAAAAATTTAGCTGACGAAGAACGATTTCAGCGAGAGAAATATGAAGCCAAATTGAAAGACCTGGAACTAAAACTTAACAACATTTGCAGTGCTGGAATGATAGCTGAAATTAAG GAATCGAAGAAATCTTCCGCAGAAGAATTGACAGTGTTAAAAACACAAGTGCGTGATATGCGAGAAGAAACAGAAGAGCTTAAGATTACTCTAGTTGAAAAATCTGAACAGTTACAGGAATATCGTATTAAG tatcTTCAAGCTCAGCAACGAGTTGAAGAGCTCAAGCGTCAGTTAGATATTATAGAATTCGACAACAAACAAGTATCTGatcaaatacaaatagaaattcAAAAAATGAAG ATGCAATTCCAAGAAAAGTTGCAAGAGCTGGCTCCTTTGCCAGATTTATTAAAAGGAGCTCAAATACAACTGCAGGAGGCTAAGCAACTGCAGCGATTAGCCGAAGACAGCTCGGAACAGCTTTCTAATGAATTACTTCGAGTAAAGGAAAAG TTAGTCATAGCTGTCAATAATCTAAATCAGGAGAAGGTGGAAAAATCCAAACTCCTTGATGAGAACAAATTTTTGAGAGCAGCCCTTGAAGACAAAAATAAGGAAGTCGATGAAGTGACAAAAAAGTCGGATGAGTACAA ATGTAAAGCATTGAGGATCGAAGAGAAACTGACACAACAAGAAATAAGGTACAAAGAGAAGGCTACCGAATGCGCTCAGCTTCTGAAGGATTTAGAAGAATCAAGGATTGAAAACAGTCGATCCTTGGGTCGTTGTAAGGAAAGGGCAGATTCCATGCGCAGATACTTACAAACGCAAATTTCAGAACTAGAACGTCAGTTAATACAGAGCCGAGCTCACTGTCGAGCTTGCCAAAAAGAGAGGGACGAG ATCCGTCAACGAAtgcaaatacaaataaacaatttgcaAGAAAACTTCGAATTAGTAGAGATTAGACTTCGTGCTCTCCAAAatcaagtaacatctttgaaaaACAGTTACACAATAATACTGGCCGACAATGAAGAAATAACAGAATTAAACAAGATTAATACTACTTAA